ATCAGTCGGCTCAAGGTCTTCTTCAAATTTTAAGGGCTTTGCCATAACATCCAGATGCTCCATGTAATGCATCACATGTTCTCTATTGTTCTTAATGTCGTCAGAACTCCGGTCCATTATTTCATTGAATACCTCTGGTTTAAGTATAGCAAGTTCCTCATATGTACTCCAATGTTCTAAATGTAGAGGGATTGTATCTCGCTTGTGCCTAATAAAGCACTTGAAAACCTCAATAATCCATTGCGGGGCAAGCACAACCAAATCGTTTAGTTCTTTTGTGTCGAAATACAGGATATTTCCATGTCGATGTTGAATGTCCAAACACAAAGCTAGTTCTTTTTCAGTGAGTGGGTGTAATAacaaactatttgaaatatttatctcTGCCATCTGTAGTAGTTGTTTTCCTTTGTCTCTCAATTTGTCAAGAGACTGTTCCATCTGGATAAATTTAACTGGAAATTTCTCACCCCAATAGTCTTGCTTTTCTGCCAAAAGTTTGATTTCTCTTCGTATCTCCTGAAAAATAGGATCCTCTTGAGATAAGTTATTTACCAGGAATTTCTTGTAATAAATATGCTGCAAGATCGACGAGCCTTTAAAGGGTTTTAATGCTTCATCAAAATAATTATCTTTCTGGATCTCTTTTTCCTCGTCGTTCCCAGCCATTTCATCCTTACGAGTACCAACCAAAATAACGGTTGGAGAAATTGTACCTGCCATTGACTTATAGCCGCTGTACATGTGAATCGCATTCAGCCAAAACTTGAAGACCTCCAAGTAAGTACAATCTTGCATTAAACCACACCAGGTTCCACTTTTGTCATCTTCTTTGACATATTCATGCAAACTCTTCGTCATATCCATTAACACAAGATATATACACCTTTTATTCAAAAAGAACTGATGGGTTGAATAGTACAGTGTCTGACCAGCGAAATCCCAAACAGATACAGTAATGTCTGTTTTCGTTGCAACACGAACAGGTATGTTGTCGGGAGTTTCCTTTGTCTCCAGAACAAGTGGAAAAAATTCTCGTATCCCCTCTTCGTCTTTACGTTCTGAGacatgtttttgtatttcttCCAAGGGATCTAATTGTGTTTCAGCATCGGCGTCAGGTTCTGCTTCATTTGGCATTTCTGTGATAGGCGGTGGTAAGGGGGGTACCGTTATATTGGTAGGCATCTGGATTTGACTGACTTCCTTAAAAGCCTCTCTATACCTAATCTTATATTTAAACAACTTATGTTCTTCATCTAAGCACCAATCACCATCGTCCATAAGCTGACACCTGCGCAGATCAATACCTTCTGTGCTCACAGGCGTTAGTTTTTTATCCCTTAAGTCTTTGATAAGGTTGTTAACCAAAGACGTTTTTCCCACACCAAACATTCCTACGACCATAAGGCGAATATTTTTTACTACTTCAAAGCCATCTTTGAGAgcttttgcaaatatttcagcAGACTGGGCATCCAGTTGTTTAAGATCACTCGGAAACTGTTCTATCATTTCATCTACTGTTGATTTACCGACATCTTCATTGTAAACACTCTTCATAACATACCTGGTAACATTTGTATGATTCCACATAAAAAGCAGGACGTTAATAATCGCTTTGGTTCTGCTAACTGAAAACGGTTCCGTAAACCCAAGAGTCTTAACAAACTCTCTCGTCTGGCCTGTCAAAACAAGGTAATCCTTGTCTTCGCTTAGTGATTCGTGAGCTATTGTCTCAACTATTGACTTTAATATTTTAGCATGTTCTTCATTATCTTTTATCTCCTGTGCCACTGACTGTAACACACGAGCATTTTCTAGAGCTTCGGGGTCAATACCATCAGTTGAAATTTCTTCTTGGTCGCCCATTTCAACAATTATTTTGCATATCCTGAAAATTAAAAAGGGAAAATATATAATGTCAAAAACTCAATATATAAACTATGTGGATTGTTATTCATAAAAAAACTATTCGTCTTTTTTAGTTTGTCTTCGCCCATTTTGTCTTTCTTTCGctgcttattatattaataaagtaAATATTGAGATGGGAAATTTGAATGATAATATGTAAAATGTACATAGTTTTTGTCGTAAAAAGGTGCTTAACCCTTACTTAAAATTGCATAACAAAGGACTGATATGTTATGTTCTTGAAGTTTGTACTTAAGTTTCAAACAAGACCAACCACAAACCAAGGGAGGACAGGACAGGGCAGAGATGtagaaaaaaagtttttatccattttcattatcatttattGAACGGTGTTTGAGTTTTTAAAAAGTAGGTCTTTTTCTTTAAGTAACAATGAATAGATTTGGTATATATTTGAACTTTTCTTTACCGTTTATTAGTGTAACGTGTTTTATGTTAGTTTTATTGAGAAGGGAAAACATATATTCTCCTGTCGTAAAGCACCAATAAAAGGAATAATAAAGATATCAAGACGGTCATTATTACCCTAAAACGCTTTTCTGAATTTGAGGGACATCAATTAtggagttatatatatatatagctcttggtgacctaattttttaccCCACATTACACACATTCAAATTTGACCTATATAGTATCAAGGGTACCTAGTTTTTTTACGCCTGAAACGCAGATTAAAACCAATGCATATCGTCAATTTTTTCACATTGCAGCCTTTAGAGGCTGTAACAAGTAGAGCAATTTTTGTCATGTggattaaatatattaacaatataaattaatattttcttacAGCTTATATATTTCACTCTTTTATGAAGATGTAGCGTTTACTAGAtagtttcatatattttataGTTGGAACATATTTCTTTGTACAGGTATACGAATAACTTTAAACACTATCACCTTATCGATTCAATATGTTTTCGAGTCTAAGGAAATTATGACACACAACTTTTATTTACGGGTCACGCTttggcatacatttttttattctcTGTCTGCATAGTAAGTAGGTAAATTTAATTGAGATCGTTTTAGACACGCGTTGGTTTGTGATTACTTCTGTATAAATTGTGAGGTTTGGCTAACACGAAAATCATTTTTGTACCCCCActgctttgtat
This is a stretch of genomic DNA from Dreissena polymorpha isolate Duluth1 chromosome 7, UMN_Dpol_1.0, whole genome shotgun sequence. It encodes these proteins:
- the LOC127839298 gene encoding uncharacterized protein LOC127839298, with the translated sequence MGDQEEISTDGIDPEALENARVLQSVAQEIKDNEEHAKILKSIVETIAHESLSEDKDYLVLTGQTREFVKTLGFTEPFSVSRTKAIINVLLFMWNHTNVTRYVMKSVYNEDVGKSTVDEMIEQFPSDLKQLDAQSAEIFAKALKDGFEVVKNIRLMVVGMFGVGKTSLVNNLIKDLRDKKLTPVSTEGIDLRRCQLMDDGDWCLDEEHKLFKYKIRYREAFKEVSQIQMPTNITVPPLPPPITEMPNEAEPDADAETQLDPLEEIQKHVSERKDEEGIREFFPLVLETKETPDNIPVRVATKTDITVSVWDFAGQTLYYSTHQFFLNKRCIYLVLMDMTKSLHEYVKEDDKSGTWCGLMQDCTYLEVFKFWLNAIHMYSGYKSMAGTISPTVILVGTRKDEMAGNDEEKEIQKDNYFDEALKPFKGSSILQHIYYKKFLVNNLSQEDPIFQEIRREIKLLAEKQDYWGEKFPVKFIQMEQSLDKLRDKGKQLLQMAEINISNSLLLHPLTEKELALCLDIQHRHGNILYFDTKELNDLVVLAPQWIIEVFKCFIRHKRDTIPLHLEHWSTYEELAILKPEVFNEIMDRSSDDIKNNREHVMHYMEHLDVMAKPLKFEEDLEPTDLHQPQQDTVDLAVNVNPNFVDFHIVPCRLRKPPPPVEQFTSPEHCKKTPVLCFVFVQNFMPPSFFHRLVAVCIRTWPICKAGRKNLLYNGLAAFELESTYVLTIWYRDHIIYARITSCTSDLISDLNFEKCHEVRLILRQSLLKFAGQSLEDPWTSTAFEEHIQCPKMKESLHNEGMFRVTSFMYCSEFACTACPERHAIVREEALKDWYKVKLDLFATNDANCDVLNTPAEESDLLKASEVIGNGFWLLGIQLGLTEAQMSKLYKEWGNNRRTFVFKYLVTWRNSMGEKATLQSLKKAMRAACVNLPNDKKTEKAL